One region of Zingiber officinale cultivar Zhangliang chromosome 7B, Zo_v1.1, whole genome shotgun sequence genomic DNA includes:
- the LOC122007195 gene encoding uncharacterized protein LOC122007195 isoform X2 codes for MRLWVKILPPAIAAAAAVLLFLILWRRRRNRRLLSAADTPRLPQSASKARSQSLHAGIAKLQFAYRSSTGRKASFLFHHLHYDHELAGEAPSRFDWEDHPRLEEEAVEHGWSRFVFAGCWPQDAAAQGSGEGSGGDVDANWEVLPGSSEFSQTVWLRPRGRRGSPLALRGEGAAATARMLLPLPGPRLGLSSFPQEAYFEVTVLCLKPTPPPPSGTTDQPPIPQPNACAKEEGQDTTLSLGLAHGGALPSGSFSGTYPGSIGFHSNGSVHLDGKKLIFESEKAEWAEANRVIGCGFDPRKKKVFFTVDSQLVHVVHCHSDMYKAPLFPVLGSNADAMILVNLGQSRFKYQPANAYRTPNPRFVRSSSVNDAAAAAAAISDDDSLELFSMGRIDAHWFDAAKKSQSASKKSQTADADADSDLFEISLQI; via the exons ATGAGGTTATGGGTCAAAATTCTACCTCCGGCAATCGCCGCCGCGGCCGCTGTTCTTCTCTTCCTAATTTTATGGCGACGACGACGAAACAGGCGGTTGCTTTCCGCTGCGGACACCCCGCGATTGCCTCAATCGGCAAGCAAGGCCAGAAGCCAGAGCCTCCACGCCGGCATCGCCAAGCTACAGTTCGCCTACCGCTCCAGCACCGGCCGCAAGGCCAGCTTCCTCTTCCACCACCTCCACTACGACCACGAACTCGCCGGCGAGGCACCGAGCCGGTTCGATTGGGAGGACCACCCGCGGCTCGAGGAGGAGGCGGTGGAGCACGGCTGGTCGCGCTTCGTGTTCGCCGGCTGCTGGCCGCAGGACGCCGCGGCGCAGGGCAGTGGAGAGGGTAGTGGCGGCGATGTGGATGCGAACTGGGAGGTGCTGCCGGGGTCGTCGGAGTTCTCGCAGACGGTTTGGCTGCGCCCGAGAGGGAGGAGGGGCAGCCCGCTCGCTCTCCGCGGCGAGGGAGCCGCTGCCACAGCGAGGATGCTTCTCCCGCTCCCCGGCCCGCGGCTCGGCCTCTCCTCCTTCCCGCAAGAAGCATACTTCGAGGTCACCGTCCTGTGCCTGAAACCAACGCCTCCGCCGCCTTCCGGAACTA CCGATCAGCCTCCAATCCCACAACCCAACGCATGCGCCAAAGAAGAAGGGCAGGACACAACTCTCTCCTTGGGCCTCGCCCATGGCGGAGCACTTCCCAGCGGATCATTCTCCGGCACATACCCCGGCTCCATCGGCTTCCACTCCAATGGATCTGTCCATCTCGACG GAAAGAAGCTCATTTTCGAATCGGAGAAAGCGGAGTGGGCGGAGGCGAACAGGGTGATCGGCTGTGGGTTCGAtccgaggaagaagaaggtgttcttCACGGTGGATTCCCAGCTGGTGCACGTCGTCCACTGCCACTCCGACATGTACAAAGCTCCGCTGTTCCCGGTCCTCGGATCGAACGCCGACGCCATGATCCTGGTCAATTTGGGGCAGAGCAGATTCAAGTACCAGCCGGCGAACGCGTACCGGACGCCCAATCCTCGCTTCGTCCGCTCCTCCTCCGTCAacgacgccgccgccgccgccgccgccatcaGCGACGACGATAGCCTGGAGCTCTTCTCCATGGGGAGGATCGACGCGCACTGGTTCGACGCCGCTAAAAAAAGCCAGAGCGCCAGCAAGAAGAGCCAAACGGCGGATGCGGATGCCGATTCCGATCTTTTCGAGATCTCTCTGCAAATCTAA
- the LOC122007195 gene encoding uncharacterized protein LOC122007195 isoform X1, which translates to MRLWVKILPPAIAAAAAVLLFLILWRRRRNRRLLSAADTPRLPQSASKARSQSLHAGIAKLQFAYRSSTGRKASFLFHHLHYDHELAGEAPSRFDWEDHPRLEEEAVEHGWSRFVFAGCWPQDAAAQGSGEGSGGDVDANWEVLPGSSEFSQTVWLRPRGRRGSPLALRGEGAAATARMLLPLPGPRLGLSSFPQEAYFEVTVLCLKPTPPPPSGTSKRTKSTDAGKETDCAKLIAEISNPFAADQPPIPQPNACAKEEGQDTTLSLGLAHGGALPSGSFSGTYPGSIGFHSNGSVHLDGKKLIFESEKAEWAEANRVIGCGFDPRKKKVFFTVDSQLVHVVHCHSDMYKAPLFPVLGSNADAMILVNLGQSRFKYQPANAYRTPNPRFVRSSSVNDAAAAAAAISDDDSLELFSMGRIDAHWFDAAKKSQSASKKSQTADADADSDLFEISLQI; encoded by the exons ATGAGGTTATGGGTCAAAATTCTACCTCCGGCAATCGCCGCCGCGGCCGCTGTTCTTCTCTTCCTAATTTTATGGCGACGACGACGAAACAGGCGGTTGCTTTCCGCTGCGGACACCCCGCGATTGCCTCAATCGGCAAGCAAGGCCAGAAGCCAGAGCCTCCACGCCGGCATCGCCAAGCTACAGTTCGCCTACCGCTCCAGCACCGGCCGCAAGGCCAGCTTCCTCTTCCACCACCTCCACTACGACCACGAACTCGCCGGCGAGGCACCGAGCCGGTTCGATTGGGAGGACCACCCGCGGCTCGAGGAGGAGGCGGTGGAGCACGGCTGGTCGCGCTTCGTGTTCGCCGGCTGCTGGCCGCAGGACGCCGCGGCGCAGGGCAGTGGAGAGGGTAGTGGCGGCGATGTGGATGCGAACTGGGAGGTGCTGCCGGGGTCGTCGGAGTTCTCGCAGACGGTTTGGCTGCGCCCGAGAGGGAGGAGGGGCAGCCCGCTCGCTCTCCGCGGCGAGGGAGCCGCTGCCACAGCGAGGATGCTTCTCCCGCTCCCCGGCCCGCGGCTCGGCCTCTCCTCCTTCCCGCAAGAAGCATACTTCGAGGTCACCGTCCTGTGCCTGAAACCAACGCCTCCGCCGCCTTCCGGAACTAGTAAGCGAACCAAATCCACGGACGCCGGAAAGGAAACCGATTGCGCCAAGCTGATCGCAGAAATTTCAAATCCCTTTGCAGCCGATCAGCCTCCAATCCCACAACCCAACGCATGCGCCAAAGAAGAAGGGCAGGACACAACTCTCTCCTTGGGCCTCGCCCATGGCGGAGCACTTCCCAGCGGATCATTCTCCGGCACATACCCCGGCTCCATCGGCTTCCACTCCAATGGATCTGTCCATCTCGACG GAAAGAAGCTCATTTTCGAATCGGAGAAAGCGGAGTGGGCGGAGGCGAACAGGGTGATCGGCTGTGGGTTCGAtccgaggaagaagaaggtgttcttCACGGTGGATTCCCAGCTGGTGCACGTCGTCCACTGCCACTCCGACATGTACAAAGCTCCGCTGTTCCCGGTCCTCGGATCGAACGCCGACGCCATGATCCTGGTCAATTTGGGGCAGAGCAGATTCAAGTACCAGCCGGCGAACGCGTACCGGACGCCCAATCCTCGCTTCGTCCGCTCCTCCTCCGTCAacgacgccgccgccgccgccgccgccatcaGCGACGACGATAGCCTGGAGCTCTTCTCCATGGGGAGGATCGACGCGCACTGGTTCGACGCCGCTAAAAAAAGCCAGAGCGCCAGCAAGAAGAGCCAAACGGCGGATGCGGATGCCGATTCCGATCTTTTCGAGATCTCTCTGCAAATCTAA